Genomic window ([Eubacterium] hominis):
ATGGTGTGATTTATTTAAATGATCAGCCAGTAATGGAGAATGATGAAGTATTGCATCAGATGTATTTGATGAGTGAAGAAGATATGTATCCAAAATCTATGAAGGTAAAAGATGTGTTTCACTGGACAGATGAATTTTATGGCTGCTTCAACATGGAAAAAGCAAAAGAACTTGCGAAAAAATTTGAATTAAATATCAACAAAAAAGTAAAAGATTTATCAACGGGCTATCAATCAATCTATAAACTGATCATTGCGTTATCCTTAAATGTTCCTTATGTTTTTCTGGATGAACCGGTACTTGGATTGGATGCCAATCATCGTGAAATGTTTTACAAGCTGTTGTTAGAAACTTATATGGAAAAACAGCAGACCATTGTGATTGCGACTCATCTGATTGAGGAAATCGCTAATCTGATAGAAGAAATCATCATTTTAAAAAATGGTAAAGTGATTGTGAATCAGCCGATAGAAGATATTCTTGCGGCAGGTTATAGTGTTTCTGGACTTGCAAAAGATATTGATACCTATTGTGAAGGGAAACATGTACTTGGCTACGATGTCTTAGGTGGATTAAAGATAGCTTACATCATGGGGGAAGTAGATAAAACTTCATTAAAAGATACAATGGAGATCAATCCATTAAATCTACAGAAATTGTTTGTGGAATTAACAAAGAAAGAGGGAGAAATATGAGATTAAAACAAGCATTTAAATATCAGATATGCTCCAGTTTCAAGGCAGTGGGTATATATTACAGTATCATGATTGCGATTCGTTTGGCGATGGTTGTGATATTTGTTTTATCAGGAAATCAAAAAACAAATATGTCAGCTATGGAAAGTAATTCCATGGTGTTTATGGGATTTTTAGGGGTATATTCCATCTTAGATGATTTTAAATTTTTCTTACAGAATGGATATTCACGAAAATCACTTATCAAACTTTATACATGTCAGTTTCTTGCAGTAGGAGCGATTATTTCTATTGTTGAAATTATACTGGCAATCGCAACTTCTAGTATAATGAATTATTCATCATTGTTTATGCAGCTATATGGATCACAGCCTTTGATTATGCAGTTCTTATGGCTGTGGGGCATCTATTGTATCATCGGTGCAGTTGCATTATTGATTACGATCATTAATTTCCGCTTATCTAAGTTTTCAAGAATCGTCATATTTATTGCATTTCCAATTGCATTAGTAACACTGATACCAGCGATTGATCATTATTTGTTGCAGGGTGTTGTAATGTCAGCTATCTTTGATTTTGTATTATATTTCTTTGGACTACAAGGTTCTGTGAATTTGGTAGCACCTGTGATAAATTTCATTATCGTATTTATCATTGCATGTGGTTTAGCTTATGTTGCTATACGCAAAATGCCAGTTTTTAAATAAAAAAATCAACCGTCATGGTTGATTTTTTATAAGCGGTTAGAAAAATAGCGTTTTGATAGATATTTGATCAGTAAGGAAATTGTGACAATTCCCACAAATATCAAGTTAAGGGTATCATTTAGATATCCTAAAATACTAAGAATACAGATTGCGTATAGAATTGCCAAACTCAAAAATTGAAAGGCTAACTGATCAGATTTTTGTTCAATCTGGATATTACGTTCATCATTTCTTTCAATGCGTTTTTCGCTTGGCATAGTATCTTTTTGAATGAGTCTTCCCCATGGACGATTAGATGCAATCAATAAGGTAATTCCAATAATCAAAAAAGCAAGTGGTGCATTTCCAGCATCAGGAAAAATCGTTTCTAAGAAAGCCGGTTTTGTGATAAAAATATATAAGGTAAACATAAGGATAGCAATCGAAATCAAATTTCCAAGTAAAACAATAGGTATCATAATTTTTTTGTGATTCATACATCATTCCTCCTCATAAATAAAGATGTCTTCTATGCGCATATGAAAATAATGGGCAATTTTAAACGCTAGTAAAATAGAGGGATTATATCGTCCATTCTCTAAAGAACCAATCGTCTGACGTGATACTTCCAGGGCTTTTGCCAGATCTTCCTGACTAATTCCTTTTCGTTTCCTTATTTCTTCCAGTCTGTTTTTCATATTTCACCTCAAATGGAAAGCTAACTTTACATTACCAGTATACAATATATCAGAATGGAAAGCAAGCTTTCCATATGTAAAATTTACCTATGAAAACACTTACTTTTCAAACATAATACGATATACTTATGGTAGAGAGGGTGATAGGTGTGAAGAAAATTATTTTTCAGGATATTGATGGGGTATTATATCCTTGTTTTCATCGTGGTCGTTTAAAAATGAATCAAGATCGTGTAAAAGCCAAATTGATCGCTACAGATAGCTATTATGAAGATGCCAATGCCAAAGATTTACTGGCTTCTTATGAAGGCTTTGATAAAGATGCAATGAAGCGTTTAAAAAAATTAGTTGATGAAACGGGCGCATATATCGTTGTATCATCCTCATGGCGGTTTATGCATACCATAAAAGATTTTAAACAGATGTTTCATATTCATGGCTTAAAAGATGCGGTAATTGATATCGCACCTATGGCATCCAGTTTTCTTAAAGAACCATCCATTGAAGAATATCTCCATGCACATCCTGATATTGATGCGTATGTTATATTAGATGATATCAACATGGAGTCCCATTTTCCAGGACATTGTGTTGTATGCCCAGATGTATTTGATGAAGAATGTTTAGAAAAAGCTCTTAAAATACTTAAATAATAAAGAAAAGTCGTATCACCTTTTCAATAGATGATACGGCTTTGTTTATGATAATGCCATTTTTAAGACATGCTCACCATTTAAAAATCCATAATCTTTCCGATCAATAACTTTGACAACTTTATCAGGTAATTTCTTTTGTATCTCATCTAACATTGCAAATAGTTCTGGTGTCAATAAGATAATATCGGCATTTTTTCCACGACTTTCAATCTTAGAAGCACTATCCATATGGATGCTAACATCAATATCATTGGCTTTTGCGACTTTATACATTCTGCTAATGAGAAAATTCATATTCGCAGTATAATCAGTAGACATTGATGTAATAGAAAAAAGTATAATTTCTTTATGGCCGATACCTTTAAATTCTGTGAAATCTTCATGTTGAATATTTTTTTTCATAATATCTGTCCTCTCATGTTTTATATCATCATTTTCTATATATATTATAAGAAAAAATATGAATTAGAAGATACAATGCTCACAAGTGGTCGATTATGATACATGAATGGAAGAAAAAAGTAAAATGTACTATGTTATGCATCAATTTCTATAAGGATACGAGTCACATATTCATTATGATTCATCTGTGCAATATCCGCAATCAGATATTCTTCATATGCAAATGTACCCAGCTTTATATTATTTTGCATCGCATAGGCCATCATTTGATCATATGTATCAGTAATGGTATCATAAGGACCATGGTGCCATCCACATATATAATCTCGCTCTTTACAAACTCTCGTCTTTTCAGGGATTTCAATATCAACATCGACATAAAGATAAGAAAAATTTAAATAATCCTGATTGCGAATAGCCTCTACACTGATCATGTTGCCAACACTTTGCTGCATATTGATATTATTCTCTTTGATAAACTGGATATATTCCTGCATGAAATTCACAAATGAGGTATTATTGGAATTCTCCATGTTATCACTGCATAAAATAATTCGCTGTGGTAGATGTGTGATACTGATGGGATCATCTTTATGACATAATGCCTCCTGTGTACTGTCTTTCATCCATTGCATCATTGATTTTACACCTTTTAAATATTCAATCAAGGAATCAATTTCTTCAAACTTATCTTCTAATAAGGATAAAAATAAAGAAGGATCCCGTTTACTTAAAAAAACTTTGATATCTTTTAAAGACATGCCCATCTTTTTTAAATTCATAATAACTAAGAACGTATCATATTGACGGTAGCTGTAATAACGATAACCATTTTCAGCTTTGTACTCTGGTTGAAATAAACCAATATCGTCATAATGAAATAAGACGTGTTTTGGTATATCACAGATTTTAGCGAACTCACCTGCGGTTAAATATTTATTTTTCTTCAAAAAAATCACAATCCTCTCTTGACTATAAGGTTACCTTATAGTTTATGATAAGGTAGTTTCACGAAGAAATCAAGAAGGGAAGGGATAATATGCGATTAATATTACATTATTTGAAAAAATATAAACTGCTGGTGTTTATCAATGTAATATCTGTTTTCGGATTCGCACTGGTGGAGCTGGGTATTCCAACAATCATTGCAGAAATGATTGACCAGGGTGTTTTGCGAAGTGATGAAAATTATCTGATTCAGATGGGACTTGTGATATTACTAATTTCAATTATCGGTGTATCCATGACGATATTATTAGGATTTTGTTGTGCAAAAATTTCTACCAATATCACCAGAGATATCAGAAATGATATTTTTGAAAAAGCACAGAAATTTACAGCACATGAGTTTAATCAATTTGGCATTAGCTCTATGATTACAAGAACAAACAATGATGCATTTCAGATACAGATGTTTGTCAATGTATTACTTAGAACGGCCTTAATGACTCCGGTTATGTTTATATTCAGTTTTATCATGACGGCAAGAGCGTCATTGCCATTATCTGGCATTATTGCGGCAACGATACCATTTATTATTTTAGGAGTATTTGCTGTCGCAAAATTTAGTAAGCCGATTT
Coding sequences:
- a CDS encoding ABC transporter ATP-binding protein produces the protein MEAINVANITKRYGDIYALEHVDLNFEAGKIYGLLGRNGAGKSTLLKAMTNRIFPDDGVIYLNDQPVMENDEVLHQMYLMSEEDMYPKSMKVKDVFHWTDEFYGCFNMEKAKELAKKFELNINKKVKDLSTGYQSIYKLIIALSLNVPYVFLDEPVLGLDANHREMFYKLLLETYMEKQQTIVIATHLIEEIANLIEEIIILKNGKVIVNQPIEDILAAGYSVSGLAKDIDTYCEGKHVLGYDVLGGLKIAYIMGEVDKTSLKDTMEINPLNLQKLFVELTKKEGEI
- a CDS encoding helix-turn-helix transcriptional regulator; protein product: MKNRLEEIRKRKGISQEDLAKALEVSRQTIGSLENGRYNPSILLAFKIAHYFHMRIEDIFIYEEE
- a CDS encoding MerR family transcriptional regulator, translated to MKKNKYLTAGEFAKICDIPKHVLFHYDDIGLFQPEYKAENGYRYYSYRQYDTFLVIMNLKKMGMSLKDIKVFLSKRDPSLFLSLLEDKFEEIDSLIEYLKGVKSMMQWMKDSTQEALCHKDDPISITHLPQRIILCSDNMENSNNTSFVNFMQEYIQFIKENNINMQQSVGNMISVEAIRNQDYLNFSYLYVDVDIEIPEKTRVCKERDYICGWHHGPYDTITDTYDQMMAYAMQNNIKLGTFAYEEYLIADIAQMNHNEYVTRILIEIDA